DNA from Fibrobacter sp. UWH6:
ATAGCGAGGAATTCTGCGACGGTCATCTGACCCTTGTCACCTTCCTTACGCTTGTTCACAGAAACGACGCCTTCGTTCATTTCCTTCTCGCCAACGATGATCTTGTACGGAACCTTCTGGAGTTCGCACTGACGGAACTTGTAGCCCAGCTTTTCGTTGGATTCGTCGATGTCGCAGCGGACGCCGGCGTTCACCAGTTCGCGTTCCACCTTGTGGGCGTATTCAGCGAACTTTTCGGAAATCGGGAGGACGCGTGCCTGGACCGGAGCGAGCCAAAGCGGGAAGTCACCCATGAATTCTTCGATGAGGATGCCCAGGAAGCGTTCGATGGAACCCACGGCTGCACGGTGCAGCATAACGGGGATGTGCTTCTGGTTGTCCTTACCCACATATTCAGCACCAAGGCGCTGGGGCAGGTTGAAGTCCACCTGGATGGTACCGCACTGCCAATCACGGCTGAGGGAATCCTTCAAGGTGAATTCAAGCTGGACGCCGATGGCGTCCGCTGCTGCCCTCGGTCATGCCGAAATGCAAGCATTTCGTCGCGACGCTCGGTTTGCAAGCTTTTCGGGCCGTAGAAGGCGCCTTCGCCCGGGTTCAGAATGTAGTCGAGGCCAGCAAGCTTGGTGGCTTCTTCGAGAGCGGCTTCTGCCTTGTCCCAAAGTTCGTCAGAACCAACGCGGCGTTCCGGACGGGTAGAGAACTTCACCACGATGGAATCAAAACCGAAGTCGTGGTAGATTTGACGCCTTCGGCGTCCGTGGCTGCGCTCGGTCATGCCAGTCTGCAAGCAGCCTGTCGCGACACTCGCTTGCACACTTTTCCTTCACGAGAGCGCAGAAGTCAGCCACTTCGCTGGCGATTATTTTGAGCGTTCCCCACTTCGTGGGTCGGGCTATATTCTGGGGGTGATCGGCTGCGCTTACGCTTGCCACTCACCTCCCAGAACCAAGCCTCGCTCCGCGAGTCTTGTCCCCAAGGGGTCACTATCCCTAACGCAGATGCCGAAATATTTTTCTGAATTTACAATTCTTCAACATAACAGAGAATATAGTATCGCTCTTTTTCTGTAAGCGGACCGTTTTTCTTCTTTACTTCTTTTATTATTGCGTTTTTGAATTTGTTGTTGAATTGTTTTAATAAGTATTCTTTGGCCTTTTTTGCCTTTTCATTACTATGAGGAATCCATATGTCTGCAATAATGACTGCATGTTTGGAATATCCTTTGGTTTCCTCATCAATATTAATATTCTTCCAGTTGTTTCTTATTCTTTTCAAATCAGATTCAACGGAATCAATTTTGTTTTTGCTGTTTATTCTTTTCGCTTCAACTAGATAAAGTTTTTTCGCTTTTCTACTTATAATTAGAGAATCAAAGTGTTCTTTCTTATTGGACTTACTATTTTCTATCGGAACTTCTTGCCATATAACTAAATCTTTTTCAGCGGCTATATTGTAGAAACAGCTGCAAAAATTAAAAGTTAGATTTCGTTCTGTAAACCCGGTAGAACCAAACGATGGATAGTAGTTATCCAATATTTTTTCATATCGTTCTACAGTCTTATTTATTACTTTGTCTAAATTCATTTTTTACTCCTTGATAATTACCATTAATAGCCTTCTGTGCAGTCAATTTTTTCTGTTCCGACCCGACCATCAGTACACTTGAAATATCCGACAAGCTCTCCCTTGCGGAATTTTCCTGATCCGGCTAACTTTCCATTCTCGAAATAGACCTTGGAAACTCCGTCCATTACGCCATCTTTGTAAGTGTTTGTTCTATACAGTTTTCCTGATGAGTAATAACCTTTTTCTATTCCGCTAACCTTACCGTACTTAAAAGGCGTTTCCCAATTAAGGACTCCGTTTTCATAGTATTGCTTTTCAATGCCCTCCTGCATATCATTTTTATAAGGCGTTTCAAAAAGCAATGAGCCACGTTG
Protein-coding regions in this window:
- a CDS encoding His/Gly/Thr/Pro-type tRNA ligase C-terminal domain-containing protein, with the translated sequence MKDSLSRDWQCGTIQVDFNLPQRLGAEYVGKDNQKHIPVMLHRAAVGSIERFLGILIEEFMGDFPLWLAPVQARVLPISEKFAEYAHKVERELVNAGVRCDIDESNEKLGYKFRQCELQKVPYKIIVGEKEMNEGVVSVNKRKEGDKGQMTVAEFLAMTEDDRKVVR